DNA from Prionailurus bengalensis isolate Pbe53 chromosome X, Fcat_Pben_1.1_paternal_pri, whole genome shotgun sequence:
TTTGCCCCTGTGGTACTCCTTGACTGCAGCTCCATTTATATGTGCTTTATTTATCAAGTGGTTACCCTTGCATATTTATTCATATACGGATGACTCTTAATGACTTTTTTCACATGGATATATTCCTATTCTCTAGAAAATAATCCATCCACTTGGTTCCACTTTTAAGATAATTAAGTCACTCTGTGTTAATAGGAGCTAACAATAAAGCTCTATAGGACCTACTTTGCTTAAACCACCAAATTATTAGCTCAGCTGCCTTTGAGAGAAAATTGGATATCTAAGTACTCTTACGAGGGGACGACAATTCCGCATAACTCGCTTCTGAACATCTTTGCTATTTCATGCATTCTGTGATGGCATTCAAGAAACTTAGCATCATGCTTTCCAGAATGCTGAGTATTCATCATCATCCAAATGCTGGATCTGTTGGGTAACAGAGCTGTCACTGCCTCAGTTCAAGCCCCCGTTACCACTTAGCCTGGATGATTATAGTGGCTTCATAACTCACATCCCAACTCTTTTAGTGTTTGAACCTGGGAGTCTTTGATGTTCTAGTATATTATGTCTGGTAGTCTTCGGCACTTGGCTGCTTGACAAATTTTCCTCGTGTACAATTCGGATGCTGGTACTTCCTTGTCCAAAAATCTTCAGTGGCTGCCCATTGTCTCTATATTCCACTACTTAACCTTTAAATCATGACCTGGTCCCAGCGTATTGTAACCAGTTTTGCCGGCCAGTGTTCTCTTTCCTACAGTGTCTGTGATCACCCGTGTCTTCCTCAGCCCTGCCTAAGTACTAAAGATCTTCAGCTTTACAACTCAACCCTGATCTCTTACGTTTGTTGCTTAAGCTCTGGTGGGTAAGAGCAGAAATTAGACTTATTACCTGAAGCCAGAGTGCCTGAGATGAGACTTCAAAGCTGtagtctccttcctcttctcctccattATTACGAACACCTAGACTTGGCTCTTGATTAATTGGCGGTGGCATGATGAGTGTCCTAATGAGAAGAATATGGGACACAGAGTGAAGGCTTTGCCACTTATTctctgccctgggctgggggctcccTCTCTTTGGATGAACGGTGCTTAGTCCTGGAAGGATAACCCCGGTGTGTAAAAGTGACGttcttctttaatattctttttaagctTCCAGCCTATCGAGTTAGGGTATCCTCACTGAACCCCAGCCCCGTTTGCCTGGGGTCCTGAATGCTACCCATTCAATTTTGGCTCTAAATACAAATATTCTTGTTGTGCCCCTGGAATAATTAAGTGGAGATCTAAACTCCATTCTCAGGTTCTTGCTAGCCGCCTATCCTGAGCATCATCACATACATGGTATCTTTATTTACCACCGGGCTTCAAATTGCTCTACacactcttttgcatgtgaatgctAGCCTGGGATGTACTTAATATACTTACTATACCCTAGATTTGGCATCTAGAGCAGGAACTGGCAAACTAAGGCCTTTGGGTCAAAACTGGcccaactttttttaaataaaagttttattgcaACACAACCATGCCCACTCATTTATGTATCGCCTATGGCTACATTATAATGATAGAAATGAGTAGTTGCAATAGaaaccatatggcccacaaaatCTTAactatttacagaaaacattggCTGGCTGACTCCTATTTAAAGTCAAGTAGTTCTCCAAGCTGGATATTCCTTCATCTTTGATAATTCCTCATTCACATCCTGTCAAACAATACAAGGCTAGTTCACTGGGACTATGAAAATAGGTTCCAACCCATTCAAACTACTCGCTTTCGCTTGAATTTCCCTGCTTCCTCTTTGTCATCTTCCTAAGATGTCCTTtctctgtgttttgctttttagtgAGAGATGCCATAGTTATAAAGACTACTAGAGTAGCCTTATCATATGTCTTTAAATGTCACATCAGGTCCATATGTGAAAGTCTTTCAACGTTGCCAATATCTTTCAACATGACCTTCTAGTATCTCTAAGAGTAGGCCTTTTGATTCGTTAGTATCTCTAACATCAGGTTTTCTGAGCTTCACAGCTTCCAACATCTCCAATTGCCAGATCTTCTAAATGTTACAATGCCCACATCTTCCACTCTCTGGCCTGAAGCATCTCCAATGCCGGGGTTTTCTAATCTCCTCATCATCGGGGACATTAAAACTCTAGGTCTTCTCCTTTCTCCAATAATCAATCATCAAGTTCCAGGTCTTGTCTCAGGGTCCAGAGTTCTAAGTTCCAATTTCTCTATGTTCCCAATCCTCCAGTGTCCCATATATGCACGTCTTCTAGAGTCCACGTTTTATTGTGTCCTAGTGCAGCTCTTCTAATATCTTCTAGCTCTCACATCATTTGGTTCCTACAATTTTTAGTGTCTCCTAAATTCCGATTCTACAATGTCTCATTGTCACCAGTTCTTCCACTGCCCAAGTCTTTCAATATCTCTTAAGAACCAGGTTTTCCAATGGTTAGGTGTTCCAACATCCCCAATGTCTGGATGACTTGGTCTTTTGACATCCTGACATCTTACTGTCCAAGTCTCTTAATGTCTAGGGCTGCCAACGTCCTTGACTTCCAGCATCATGAAAATTATAGCTTCCAAATTCTGTGTCTTAACATGAATGTGTCAATATCCAGGTTTCCCAAATATCTCCCGATACCCAGGGCTTCCAATTTTAGGATTTCTAAATGTCTAGATCTTCCATTGTCTGTATCTTCCAATGTTTAGGGCTTCCAAGGTGCAGGACTTACAATGCCTCTAAGTATTCAGGGCTTCCAATACCCATGAGTTCCAAACATTTAGGGTCTCCAAAGTCTCCAACGTCCAGAATAACCAATGTCCACAAAATCTAAGGTTTCCAATGTCTCCAATATCCTGTGCTTCCAATGTCTCCAATGTCCAGGGTTTCCAATGGTGCCAGTGTCAAGGTCTTCCAACAACTCCAGGTCTTCCAGCAACTCCAAGTCTTCCAACAAATTCTAAGTCTTCCAACAACATCAAGGTCTTCCAGATAATCCATGTCTTCCAGATAATCCACGTCTTCCAGTAATTATAGGTCTTCCATAAAACCCGTATCTTCCAGGAAAATCCACGTCTTCCAGGAAAATCCACGTCTTCCAGAAAATCCATGTCTTCCAATGGTTTCAAGGTCTTCCAGACAATCCACATCTTCCAGCAATTTCAAGGTCTTCCAGCCAATCCatgtcttccagaaaaaaaactgTCTTCCACCAAATCCAAGTCTTCCAATCAATCCAAGTCTTCCAGCTGACTTATGTCTAACGGAAAATCCAGGTCTTCCAGTCAATTGATGTCTTCCAGAAAGAAATCCAGGTCTTCCACTCACTCCATGTCTTCCAGAAAAATATACGTCTTCCACCAAATCCGTATCTTCCAGAAAAGTCCAGATCTTCCAACCAATCCATGTCTTCCACCAAATCCAGTCTTCTAGTCAATCGACGTCTTCCAAACAAAATTTATGTCTTCCGCTAAATAAATCCAGGTCTTCTAATAAAGCCACGTCTTCCAGAAAATTTATGTCTTCCACTAGATCCAGGTCTTCCAACAAATATATGTCTTCCTAGAGATCCACGTCTTCCGGAAAAAAATCCATGTCTTCCAGGAACCTCCAGGTCTTCCAGCAAATCTACGTCTTCCAAACAATCCAGGTCTTCCAGACAACTCGGGTCTTCCTGAAAATCCATGTCTTCCAGGAAATCCACGTCTTCCAATGACCTCCAGGTCTTCCAGAAAATCGACGTCTTCCAGAAAATCGATGTCTTCCAGCAAATCCACGTCTTCCAACAAGGCTGTGTCTTCCATCAAATTCATGTCTTCCGGCCTACCCACGTCTTCCAACAAATTTGTCTTCCAGAAAATCCACGTCTTCCAACTAAGCCGCGTCTTCCAGAAAATCCACGTCTTCCTGCATCTCCAGGGCTTCCAGCATCTCCAGGGCTTCCAGCATCTGCTCGTCTTCCAGCATCTCTGCGTCTTCCAGCAACTCCACGTCTTCCAGCATCTCCACGTCTTCCGACAACTACCCAGTCTTCCAACAGGGGGCTCAATATCCACATCTTCCAACGTCTCCAGAGTGCCGGTCTTCTAACATTGGGTCTTCCAGTGTCTACAATATCCAGGTATTCTAACATGTTCCATAGTCCAGGTCTTCTGACCTTTCCCCAGGTCcagacctttttaaaattaatcttccCAAGTCCAAGCCTTTCTGTGTTCAGATCTTTCTACAGACAGGCCCTCCAACACAAGTAATCCTGCCTACAGTAGATTTAGCCTCAAAAAATGTAATAAGGTGTTCCTTCTTACAGACCAGATTTTATGGATTAACTGTATTGCAGCTTAATAGTGTTTTCTGCTAttagtaaatatgtatttatgctTTACAACTTTTTAAGATAGT
Protein-coding regions in this window:
- the CDR1 gene encoding LOW QUALITY PROTEIN: cerebellar degeneration-related antigen 1 (The sequence of the model RefSeq protein was modified relative to this genomic sequence to represent the inferred CDS: inserted 4 bases in 2 codons; substituted 1 base at 1 genomic stop codon); translated protein: LSEDVEMLEDVELLEDAEMLEDEQMLEALEMLEALEMQEDVDFLEDAAXLEDVDFLEXTNLLEDVGRPEDMNLMEDTALLEDVDLLEDIDFLEDVDFLEDLXRSLEDVDFLEDMDFQEDPSCLEDLDCLEDVDLLEDLEVPGRHGFFSGRRGSLGRHIFVGRPGSSGRHKFSGRRGFIRRPGFI